A genomic segment from Rhodohalobacter sp. SW132 encodes:
- a CDS encoding lmo0937 family membrane protein yields MGNLLYIVAVILVIAWLVGFIGYSAGGIIHILLVIAVIAVLLQVIQGRRAV; encoded by the coding sequence ATGGGAAATCTATTATATATCGTTGCCGTAATTTTAGTAATCGCCTGGTTAGTCGGATTTATAGGGTACAGCGCCGGTGGTATTATCCATATTCTGTTGGTTATAGCTGTTATAGCAGTTTTATTACAGGTAATCCAGGGCAGAAGAGCTGTTTAG
- a CDS encoding phosphatidylserine/phosphatidylglycerophosphate/cardiolipin synthase family protein: MNSSFDYYKDLLEQTLGIPFTSDNSIEVLKNGDMIFPAMLKAIDQSKERIEFLTFVYWTGNIAHKFANALANKAEEGLEVNVILDSVGAAKMPEELLELMKKSGVQVEHFRPLKNWKFWKMDNRTHRKVLICDGEIAFTGGVGIAGEWEGDARNKDEWRDTHFLIKGPAVFGLHAAFLENWIEAGRPLKLDYTIQGEADTDQNVAVQVIRTSASVRWSDIVMLYQVLIKMAQESIRITTAYFNPNPIILDLLKEAADRGVKIQIMVPGETTDEEIAKVAGDKSFDTLLDAGIDLYYYQKTMLHAKIITIDGCLSCIGSANFNHRSMLKDDEINVVILDEQVTGELVDHFEEDLEQCEKIEMGRWKERGLMKRATEKVTHLFDQQI, encoded by the coding sequence TTGAATTCTTCATTTGATTATTACAAAGATCTGCTCGAACAAACACTCGGTATTCCGTTTACCTCGGACAATAGCATTGAGGTGTTGAAAAATGGCGACATGATTTTCCCTGCCATGCTAAAGGCGATTGATCAGTCAAAGGAGAGGATTGAGTTTCTTACCTTCGTCTATTGGACTGGCAACATCGCTCATAAATTCGCAAATGCACTGGCCAATAAGGCGGAAGAAGGCCTTGAGGTGAATGTGATCCTGGATAGTGTTGGAGCTGCAAAAATGCCGGAGGAACTCCTTGAATTGATGAAGAAGAGCGGGGTGCAGGTAGAACATTTTCGTCCATTGAAGAATTGGAAGTTCTGGAAGATGGATAACCGGACACATCGAAAAGTGCTCATTTGTGACGGTGAAATTGCGTTCACCGGAGGAGTTGGAATTGCCGGTGAGTGGGAGGGAGATGCCAGAAATAAAGATGAATGGAGAGATACGCATTTTCTCATCAAAGGACCGGCAGTGTTTGGCCTTCACGCTGCATTCTTGGAAAACTGGATAGAAGCGGGGCGACCGCTCAAACTTGATTACACGATTCAAGGAGAGGCTGATACAGATCAAAATGTAGCTGTGCAGGTCATTCGCACATCAGCATCAGTCCGGTGGAGTGATATTGTGATGCTATACCAGGTATTGATTAAGATGGCACAAGAAAGCATCCGCATTACAACCGCCTATTTTAATCCGAACCCGATAATCCTTGATTTGCTTAAAGAAGCGGCTGACCGTGGGGTGAAAATCCAGATCATGGTACCGGGTGAGACGACTGACGAGGAAATAGCAAAAGTTGCAGGAGATAAGTCTTTCGACACATTGCTGGATGCCGGAATTGATCTGTATTACTATCAAAAAACGATGCTACATGCCAAAATCATCACTATAGATGGGTGTTTAAGCTGTATCGGATCGGCGAATTTCAATCATCGGTCTATGCTAAAAGATGATGAGATCAATGTTGTTATCCTTGATGAGCAGGTAACCGGAGAGCTGGTTGATCATTTTGAGGAAGATCTTGAACAGTGTGAAAAAATAGAAATGGGACGGTGGAAGGAGCGAGGTCTTATGAAAAGAGCCACAGAAAAAGTAACCCATCTATTTGATCAACAGATCTGA